A part of Anolis carolinensis isolate JA03-04 unplaced genomic scaffold, rAnoCar3.1.pri scaffold_10, whole genome shotgun sequence genomic DNA contains:
- the hpn gene encoding serine protease hepsin isoform X3: protein MAEKEGGLQACHWTPLKVVAVIATGFLFLAGIGAGIWATVVTLVGSEKESLYAVQVSPGDLRLTIYDENEGKWRLLCSSSHNAQVASLSCEEMGFVRSLSHSVLAADSAGSNGTSGYFCVDGSRLPYARMLSEALVVCECPTGRFLATLCQDCGRRKLSVERIVGGQDASLGKWPWQVSLRYDGTHLCGGSVISAEWVITAAHCFPERNRVVSRWRVFAGAVSQSSAKGLQVGVTSIVYHGGYHPFQDPNSEENSNDIALMHLAAPLSFNGQQSDVLQEATVPIISPSVCNSPEYYSNQIRPRMFCAGFAAGGTDACQGDSGGPFVCEDSISQSSRWRLCGIVSWGTGCALPNKPGVYTKVNDFQGWIIHAMKSHSHSSGMVTQF from the exons ATGGCTGAAAAGGAGG GAGGCCTTCAAGCATGCCATTGGACTCCGCTTAAAGTAGTGGCTGTGATCGCCACTGGTTTTCTGTTCCTGGCAGGGATCGGAGCTGGAATCTGGGCCACAG TGGTTACTTTGGTGGGAAGTGAAAAGGAAAGCCTATACGCTG TTCAAGTGAGCCCCGGAGACCTGCGCCTTACCATCTATGATGAGAATGAAGGGAAATGGAGGCTCCTTTGCTCTTCCTCGCACAATGCCCAGGTGGCATCCCTAAGCTGTGAAGAGATGGGATTTGTCAG GTCCCTCTCCCATTCGGTGCTGGCTGCTGACAGTGCAGGGTCCAATGGGACATCAGGCTACTTCTGTGTGGATGGGTCTCGACTGCCTTATGCACGAATGCTCAGTGAGGCCCTTGTTGTGTG tgaGTGCCCAACAGGCCGCTTCCTGGCCACACTCTGTCAAG attgtggACGGCGAAAATTGTCTGTGGAGAGGATTGTGGGAGGCCAAGATGCCAGCTTGGGGAAATGGCCTTGGCAAGTCAGTCTCCGCTACGATGGGACGCATCTTTGTGGCGGCTCAGTCATCTCAGCCGAATGGGTTATCACAGCAGCGCACTGCTTTCCAGA GAGAAATCGAGTGGTGAGCCGTTGGCGGGTCTTTGCCGGTGCGGTTTCCCAGTCCTCGGCTAAGGGGCTGCAGGTGGGTGTGACCAGCATTGTGTACCACGGTGGCTACCACCCTTTCCAGGATCCCAACAGTGAGGAAAACAGCAACGACATTGCCCTGATGCACTTGGCGGCACCCCTTTCCTTCAATG GTCAACAGTCGGATGTGCTGCAAGAGGCCACTGTGCCCATCATTAGCCCCAGTGTCTGCAACAGTCCCGAGTACTACAGCAATCAGATCAGGCCACGGATGTTCTGTGCTGGCTTTGCTGCTGGAGGCACAGATGCCTGCCAG GGTGACAGCGGTGGACCTTTTGTGTGTGAAGACAGTATCTCCCAGAGTTCACGTTGGCGGCTCTGTGGCATTGTGAGCTGGGGTACAGGATGTGCCTTGCCCAATAAGCCTGGTGTTTACACCAAGGTCAATGACTTCCAAGGCTGGATCATCCACGCCATGAAG TCTCACTCCCACTCCAGCGGGATGGTGACCCAGTTCTGA
- the hpn gene encoding serine protease hepsin isoform X2 — protein sequence MAEKEGGLQACHWTPLKVVAVIATGFLFLAGIGAGIWATVVTLVGSEKESLYAVQVSPGDLRLTIYDENEGKWRLLCSSSHNAQVASLSCEEMGFVRSLSHSVLAADSAGSNGTSGYFCVDGSRLPYARMLSEALVVCECPTGRFLATLCQDCGRRKLSVERIVGGQDASLGKWPWQVSLRYDGTHLCGGSVISAEWVITAAHCFPERNRVVSRWRVFAGAVSQSSAKGLQVGVTSIVYHGGYHPFQDPNSEENSNDIALMHLAAPLSFNALGQPLVDGKICTVTGWGNTQYYGQQSDVLQEATVPIISPSVCNSPEYYSNQIRPRMFCAGFAAGGTDACQGDSGGPFVCEDSISQSSRWRLCGIVSWGTGCALPNKPGVYTKVNDFQGWIIHAMKSHSHSSGMVTQF from the exons ATGGCTGAAAAGGAGG GAGGCCTTCAAGCATGCCATTGGACTCCGCTTAAAGTAGTGGCTGTGATCGCCACTGGTTTTCTGTTCCTGGCAGGGATCGGAGCTGGAATCTGGGCCACAG TGGTTACTTTGGTGGGAAGTGAAAAGGAAAGCCTATACGCTG TTCAAGTGAGCCCCGGAGACCTGCGCCTTACCATCTATGATGAGAATGAAGGGAAATGGAGGCTCCTTTGCTCTTCCTCGCACAATGCCCAGGTGGCATCCCTAAGCTGTGAAGAGATGGGATTTGTCAG GTCCCTCTCCCATTCGGTGCTGGCTGCTGACAGTGCAGGGTCCAATGGGACATCAGGCTACTTCTGTGTGGATGGGTCTCGACTGCCTTATGCACGAATGCTCAGTGAGGCCCTTGTTGTGTG tgaGTGCCCAACAGGCCGCTTCCTGGCCACACTCTGTCAAG attgtggACGGCGAAAATTGTCTGTGGAGAGGATTGTGGGAGGCCAAGATGCCAGCTTGGGGAAATGGCCTTGGCAAGTCAGTCTCCGCTACGATGGGACGCATCTTTGTGGCGGCTCAGTCATCTCAGCCGAATGGGTTATCACAGCAGCGCACTGCTTTCCAGA GAGAAATCGAGTGGTGAGCCGTTGGCGGGTCTTTGCCGGTGCGGTTTCCCAGTCCTCGGCTAAGGGGCTGCAGGTGGGTGTGACCAGCATTGTGTACCACGGTGGCTACCACCCTTTCCAGGATCCCAACAGTGAGGAAAACAGCAACGACATTGCCCTGATGCACTTGGCGGCACCCCTTTCCTTCAATG CACTGGGACAACCTTTGGTGGATGGTAAGATCTGTACCGTTACTGGCTGGGGCAACACACAATATTACG GTCAACAGTCGGATGTGCTGCAAGAGGCCACTGTGCCCATCATTAGCCCCAGTGTCTGCAACAGTCCCGAGTACTACAGCAATCAGATCAGGCCACGGATGTTCTGTGCTGGCTTTGCTGCTGGAGGCACAGATGCCTGCCAG GGTGACAGCGGTGGACCTTTTGTGTGTGAAGACAGTATCTCCCAGAGTTCACGTTGGCGGCTCTGTGGCATTGTGAGCTGGGGTACAGGATGTGCCTTGCCCAATAAGCCTGGTGTTTACACCAAGGTCAATGACTTCCAAGGCTGGATCATCCACGCCATGAAG TCTCACTCCCACTCCAGCGGGATGGTGACCCAGTTCTGA
- the hpn gene encoding serine protease hepsin isoform X1, with protein sequence MAEKEGGLQACHWTPLKVVAVIATGFLFLAGIGAGIWATVVTLVGSEKESLYAVQVSPGDLRLTIYDENEGKWRLLCSSSHNAQVASLSCEEMGFVRSLSHSVLAADSAGSNGTSGYFCVDGSRLPYARMLSEALVVCECPTGRFLATLCQDCGRRKLSVERIVGGQDASLGKWPWQVSLRYDGTHLCGGSVISAEWVITAAHCFPERNRVVSRWRVFAGAVSQSSAKGLQVGVTSIVYHGGYHPFQDPNSEENSNDIALMHLAAPLSFNEFIQPVCLPALGQPLVDGKICTVTGWGNTQYYGQQSDVLQEATVPIISPSVCNSPEYYSNQIRPRMFCAGFAAGGTDACQGDSGGPFVCEDSISQSSRWRLCGIVSWGTGCALPNKPGVYTKVNDFQGWIIHAMKSHSHSSGMVTQF encoded by the exons ATGGCTGAAAAGGAGG GAGGCCTTCAAGCATGCCATTGGACTCCGCTTAAAGTAGTGGCTGTGATCGCCACTGGTTTTCTGTTCCTGGCAGGGATCGGAGCTGGAATCTGGGCCACAG TGGTTACTTTGGTGGGAAGTGAAAAGGAAAGCCTATACGCTG TTCAAGTGAGCCCCGGAGACCTGCGCCTTACCATCTATGATGAGAATGAAGGGAAATGGAGGCTCCTTTGCTCTTCCTCGCACAATGCCCAGGTGGCATCCCTAAGCTGTGAAGAGATGGGATTTGTCAG GTCCCTCTCCCATTCGGTGCTGGCTGCTGACAGTGCAGGGTCCAATGGGACATCAGGCTACTTCTGTGTGGATGGGTCTCGACTGCCTTATGCACGAATGCTCAGTGAGGCCCTTGTTGTGTG tgaGTGCCCAACAGGCCGCTTCCTGGCCACACTCTGTCAAG attgtggACGGCGAAAATTGTCTGTGGAGAGGATTGTGGGAGGCCAAGATGCCAGCTTGGGGAAATGGCCTTGGCAAGTCAGTCTCCGCTACGATGGGACGCATCTTTGTGGCGGCTCAGTCATCTCAGCCGAATGGGTTATCACAGCAGCGCACTGCTTTCCAGA GAGAAATCGAGTGGTGAGCCGTTGGCGGGTCTTTGCCGGTGCGGTTTCCCAGTCCTCGGCTAAGGGGCTGCAGGTGGGTGTGACCAGCATTGTGTACCACGGTGGCTACCACCCTTTCCAGGATCCCAACAGTGAGGAAAACAGCAACGACATTGCCCTGATGCACTTGGCGGCACCCCTTTCCTTCAATG AATTTATCCAGCCTGTTTGCCTTCCAGCACTGGGACAACCTTTGGTGGATGGTAAGATCTGTACCGTTACTGGCTGGGGCAACACACAATATTACG GTCAACAGTCGGATGTGCTGCAAGAGGCCACTGTGCCCATCATTAGCCCCAGTGTCTGCAACAGTCCCGAGTACTACAGCAATCAGATCAGGCCACGGATGTTCTGTGCTGGCTTTGCTGCTGGAGGCACAGATGCCTGCCAG GGTGACAGCGGTGGACCTTTTGTGTGTGAAGACAGTATCTCCCAGAGTTCACGTTGGCGGCTCTGTGGCATTGTGAGCTGGGGTACAGGATGTGCCTTGCCCAATAAGCCTGGTGTTTACACCAAGGTCAATGACTTCCAAGGCTGGATCATCCACGCCATGAAG TCTCACTCCCACTCCAGCGGGATGGTGACCCAGTTCTGA